The sequence CTGCCAAGTCCAACATGCATCATACTGCCAGTGTTTACAGTCAGCGTCATCGATATGTTAGATCGTTTCCGTTGATGAGCCTCCTAGACGCCACTCACCCGACCTTGTCCAGGTACTCCCAGAATTCCATTTTACTTGGGTCCGAGCATAATTTGTTGAGGTACGCTCGTAGGAACATTTTCCTGTGCAAAATCTGGGGGCTATCTTCGTGCAGGGCCTCGCCAACGTCGCCAGCCTCGGTTGTGTTCTTAGTCGTAAAAGCCCGTGCGGTGATATCGTATTGGAGGAGTTTGCGATAGACGATGTTTACAACGGCCGGGACGAGCGCTTTGATGTATTTGGCCCCTGATATTAATGCTTCAATATCGTCTATCGAGAATTGTCAATTTTGCTCTGCACCATTAATTTTTTAGGTCCGGCTCATGTGGCGTACTGCTTGAAAAGTCCAGAAATGAATGGAGGTATTGGATTCGGGCCTCAAGGTTGGTGTACAGATCCTGTCTGTTTATGCATTTCATCGGTAGTGGTGACGCCATCGTCGGAGAATGTCAATGTGTCGAATATCAATATGTCACTGTTGATCACAGATGCAGCCAAAGTGGCTCAATCTTGAGTTAGCTTATAAAAAGAGACAGCGTTGGTGGGATTTTGGGATCGAATTGGGCGTGGACGTGAAGTGACTATAAGGCGTCCCTTTTTTCCCTTGTTCAGTCCAATGATGGCATCCGTAAAGTAGTTGCATGTTGCCGCCTTGTCAGGTCCCCTTGTAGCATGAGTGTGATTCCGAGGGCTGAGGCCAAGAACAGCAGATTGTGGTCTGATTGTGGGGGAATTAAGTTGGTCGAGGATAACTTCCTTGTGGATGTAAGTCTTTCTCTAGGGACTTGAACCCATCAGGTAAAAACAACGGACTCGTCGATTCACAAACTATTTTAGAAGAACTTCAAACGCATATGGCAAAATGTACCCTTTAGTACTACACTTTGCTTTTCtgtttgtctttgccaaTGGAGCTGCGAATGTCCCGTCTCAGTGAATCCTTGCAAGTCATCAGATGTGTGGGTTGAAGTGGAACGGCATTGTGACAGGGCTCTCATTGTAGACTTGTTGATGATCCTTGCAAAATGCAGGCCACGGATGATGCCGGGGGGGAATGACGAGCAAATCATACGACCTCCGGAGCCAAGTTCGATCGTTGCTTTTCTGACTGGCTTGCAGACACTGAATGGCATGTAGGTATGCTATGAGTGTCAACTCAGGTGCGTTGACCCCGGACGGTCATTTGGGTCAAATGACGGTGTCATGGAGGAGCGAGCTACACTCGATGGGAACTTGAGTTCTGGCAGGCTGAGAACAGGCATCATGGCGCTACGTTATTGTCTTTTGTAGGAACAGTCGGTCCAGATAGAGCGCGACACTTCCGGACTGTCCGCCGTCGAAGGCAATATATTTCGACCCAAACCGGACCGAGGTAATTAGAATCCGCTACTCTTAGAACTTAAGGGGCATGCATATATTTCTCACTAAATCTCTTCTCGTTTGGATGACACAATGCCTCGTCTAAGGCTCCGTGATCTACACCATAGGATGCGCATCTTCTAACACACTAATATGCAAAACACTGACGTTGTTTCGAGCCCATTATGTGTTAATAGGTAGCGGCTATCATTTGCAAGCGTGAGACTGTCTATTTACCACAATGTCGGATCTTACTCCGTAGATCGAACAACAGTCTAGGGCCGCATTGCCTCTAGTGGTGCCAACACGGGATATTCCTAAAATTGGAGAAATGAAACCGTGAATCTTTGCTTAATCAAAGATAAGAGCTATTCCAGGTATTGCAAACAACTCGCGGCCTGGCTTATGCGCGTACGTACGTAAAGGCTCGGGTTGCGACATTGTGTCATCTCCTAAACTTGGTAACGTCTGGGGCTGAGAAGAGAAAATATCCATTTACCTGGCGTTTGTGGACCCGTGGTTGGTATATGAGTCAGGGTAACGTTAGGAAGCGGCGAACCTAATAGCTAACATTGGCAGATTATGAAGGAAGGGCGAAAGCCCAATCTAGAAATGCATACACGCAACTGTAGCCTGAGTCAGGATGCACGGCCACAGCTGCCTATTGCGACTGCAAGTGGCATACCATCCTCAGACTCTGAAACTGAGTGTCTTTACGGGCATTAACCATTTTGCTGTCATAGTTCGTATGTCATAAGCCCGACCGAACTTTGGCCGTTTTTGGTCAGTAGAAAGCCACAACCATCGGATGTGTTTCACCCCATGTGATTCTGTAATTCTAGATATTGTTTTCGGAACTGCTACTACATTCGCTACCAGGCGTGTCCAGATGAAACAACTGCCTTAGAGCGTGGCCTTACGCTGACAAGTAGCGTTACTTAGACGGTAGTTATTAATCTACTACTTGCAGAGAAATATAATTTTCCCTTTGAAGAAAGTAAATGCATCCCTCTCACGGACATCCGAGGCCTAACACTTCTTGTCTCATCATTGTGGAGAGAAGTAAtagcaacaagaacaatatAAAATCGTTGTTGTCCCATCCTCTAGGTTTGTGAACGGGCCTGGTGATTGCTGATCGTTGAATTCCATTGATTTTACAAACACAAACGTCGGCTCAAACAGACTTTTTAACCAAATCTTGTGCCTGATCAAATATACATTGCTCTTCTCCAAAAGCATGTCCCTCTTCCACGTCTTTGCTGGCCCTTTACTGTTTGCTGCGCTGTTGGCATCGGCGCTGTCAGCATCAGTGCCACCATTACTGCCAGCCCAACAGGGTCGTACTCTTTCAAAGGCAGAAGTTGCTGCTCCTATTCCTCCCAAGCAGGACCCATTCTACACGGCTCCTCCAGGATTTGAAGCAGCGTCTCCGGGACAGATTCTTCGTATTCGACCTGCACCAGGGAACTTTAATAGCATTATCGCCAACTGTTCCGCCGCGTACAACATTCTCTATCGTACTACAGACAGCCAATATCAGCCAACATGGGCTGTAACCACCCTATTCGTGCCGACATCGAGCTCGAACACCAACATGACCCTCGGGCCTGGGCCGGGACAAGGCCTGCTCTCATACCAGGTCGCTTATGACTCGGCGGATCTCAATGCCAGTCCGTCGTTTACTTTGTATTCTGACGCCGACTCAGCCATAGATATTGGCATTTCTCTTGGCCAGGGTTGGTTCGTCAACGTGCCAGACTACGGGGGCCCTCTTGCATCCTTCACCGCAGGCGTTATATCTGACCATGCTACCCTCGACTCCGTGCGTGCCACACGCAAAGCATCCTTTGGACTTCGTCCCAACGCTCCCAATGCAATGTGGGGATATTCCGGTGGCGCCTTAGCCAGTGAATGGGCTGCTGAGCTGGCAATACAGTACGCTCCTGAGTTGCGCTTTGCTGGAGCGGCCCTTGGTGGACTTACACCGAATGTGACATCTGTCTTGATCTCGACTGAGGGGACCAATAAAGCCGCACTCTCGGTTGCCGGGATTATAGGACTATCGACGCAGTTCCCAGCCTTTGgagaacttgttgaagataGTCTTAAAACAAGTGGCAAATTCAATAAGACGGGGTTCTTTGCATCTCAGAATTTCACTCTCACCCAGGCGATTCAAGCGTTTGGCGTTGCCAACGTTTCCAGCTTTTTTGAAAACGGCTTTAATTTCCTCTTCTCACCGGTAACGCAAGATGCAATAAATCGTGATGGAATAATGGTCTATCACGGTGTACCGCAGATGCCACTTCACGTTTATAAGGCAATCCAGAATGAAATCAGTCCTATTCGCGATACTGATGCACTCGTTGAGAAATATTGCAGCGTCGGTGTTAGTATTGCCTATTCAAGAAATGCTATTGGTAGCCACCCTGAGGAGTTTATCAACGGCCGCGCagctgcatttgcatttcTAACCAACGTAATGAGTGGTATGTATAACTCGAAAGGATGCCAAGTCCAAAACATCTCATTTAAAGCAATGAGATCCGGATTCGCGGGAGCATTGATTACCGGTTCGAGTGTTGCACCAACCATGCAGCCTAAGGAGACTGCTGTCTTTACGAGCGACGGGCTAGCCAGTGTGATTGTATCTGAATCTTCACTCTTACTGGTGGCTACTCTAGTATTTTTGGGAATAGAGAGACTTATTAATTAGACATCACGACGTAACACACGCATCATGTACGCAAGTGTCATTAAATCCTTGCGGGCGGTTTCAAAGAATAGTGAGCCAGATTCATAATTAAAGTGTTACATACAGTTGGGCAAGAATTTCTACTCTATTATACGCATACATTTTTGTTATTGCCTATTCTTAAGCCAATAATAGACTTTTTAACGCTTGTCTCGGATCCCGTAGTCTAGCCAGCATTATGATTACTATTATGGGATTATTGCCTACTCGATTAGGGACACAATCACACCCAGTGAGGCTTAGATGCTAGATAAGGACTCCAATGATTTACCAAATGTTGGGAATATAGTTGAGTACTACAGCTGCTAACCTATTGTATGACGTTTGCCATATGGGCAGACGGTGGGTGTTTTGCTTATGCAGCACCAGTGACGTTCATCCCTCCTTTACGGTGGAGTACTTCCGTAGCAAATTATGGTTCTCTCCTAAAGTCTGCCCCTGGAGAGGCATTTGGTTGCCAACTCCTGCGCTGCGTTGCTCATGGGGCTGCCTTGAAAGTGTATTGATTTAACGATGATCTCCGCGTCAGATTCCGACTAGGGTTATACTGTTGCTGCCCACCTGCCACATTGTCGTGGGCACCGATGTAAACGATGGAGCAGGAAAGCCGTCTTGTCTACGCGGCCGAGTTCGCGGCGCATCCACATCCATTGTTTTCCCTGGTTTGGCCTGGCTTTGCCAGAGAGTGGAGGTTTTTGAGGGATTGAAGGCACGTTGCTGGCATCCACCGTTGTTTACTGGACGAGCACCCGCACCTACTGGGTAGATGTTAGGCATGGTGGCTATTGTGGCGGTTACAAACATGGGAGCATCATCCCCTAATGGTCAAGTCGAAAAGATGGTTCGTCAAGAGGCCGCAGCCACGGCCGAAGTTGGTCAATTACGAAATTGATTCATACCCTGGTTAAGCGGCTTGGTCAAGCGCGACGGGACAAGGTCAGCCAAATAATCAAGTTGAAGAACCAACAGTTGTCAGAAGTGTATTTAGTACAAATAGGCCGAAGCTACGAAATCTCTTGATGCAAATGGCTTTGGCGTCAGCATGGAGCGTATCCTGATCTCACGCCTCCTTAACGTGATGTCTATTTTGCTCGGGCTGAAGCTCTCGGTCGGCCCTAAGGACCATAAGAGGTAAGTTATCCTCATGCCGCACTCTAGCGACCTACAGCAGTATGAAATAAACGAGTCTAGCGGTTGGGAACGGTGGTGCCGACAGAGATCGCACAAATAAGAGTCGCCGTGGCGCAAAATAGCACCATGGGAAGGCTGAAaatgctggtgatgaaaaCGTGGCGTGGGTTCGTGGTAAGGTCTCTAACCGGCAACGATGCCGCACTAGCTCACATTATTAGACTAGACTGTCAAAACGATACCGGCATATCCTGGAACACGGGGTTAACAAAGAGTCAGTCTACAATAGCGCACTGACATTTGACATTAGGCTAATACTGACCTTGTTCAACGGTGTTCAGCTGATATACAAGACAAAGGATGCTCAACAATAAATACTATCATCTGCTACACGGTCAGCTGGATGAAAGCACCTTCTTAAGTGATCGGTTATTCTCAATGTCGATTCAGCCAAATTCACCATATCCTCCAATCCCGTTCCACGCGCGTGGC is a genomic window of Pochonia chlamydosporia 170 chromosome Unknown PCv3seq00010, whole genome shotgun sequence containing:
- a CDS encoding lipase 1 precursor (similar to Aspergillus niger CBS 513.88 XP_001391137.1); protein product: MSLFHVFAGPLLFAALLASALSASVPPLLPAQQGRTLSKAEVAAPIPPKQDPFYTAPPGFEAASPGQILRIRPAPGNFNSIIANCSAAYNILYRTTDSQYQPTWAVTTLFVPTSSSNTNMTLGPGPGQGLLSYQVAYDSADLNASPSFTLYSDADSAIDIGISLGQGWFVNVPDYGGPLASFTAGVISDHATLDSVRATRKASFGLRPNAPNAMWGYSGGALASEWAAELAIQYAPELRFAGAALGGLTPNVTSVLISTEGTNKAALSVAGIIGLSTQFPAFGELVEDSLKTSGKFNKTGFFASQNFTLTQAIQAFGVANVSSFFENGFNFLFSPVTQDAINRDGIMVYHGVPQMPLHVYKAIQNEISPIRDTDALVEKYCSVGVSIAYSRNAIGSHPEEFINGRAAAFAFLTNVMSGMYNSKGCQVQNISFKAMRSGFAGALITGSSVAPTMQPKETAVFTSDGLASVIVSESSLLLVATLVFLGIERLIN